gtgaagatgatcataCAATAGAAAGTGAATATCATAAAGGAGTGAAGAATTTGTATGAAAAAGGTTATCTTCACAAAGTTccaaagaaatatatatttccaGCCTCAGAAAGACCCACCACTAGTACGAATGATTCCAATTGTCCCAAGGAAAATCTTCAGCTACCTATCATTGATTTTGCTGATCTTATTGGTCCAAATAGGCCACAAGCTCTTCAATGCTTAGCCAATGCTTGTGAACAATATGGATTTTTCCAGGTACAAAATTCATAGCCAATTGTGTGTGATCAGAACCTCGTGAAGTTACGTCGTCGTCAGTTACATTGATAGTTGTTACATTAAAATCAGACAATTTAAATATCAAGTTTGATATAAGAATTGTCTGATTTTGATCAAACAACCATCAATGAATTGACTGAGTGACAACGTGAGATTCAGATTGAGATATTATAATAACTATATCATTTTATAATTCTATCACTAATaattcactttttttttaatgaaatagtacaacaataaaataattagaaaagaTAATACAAATCTTCATGCATGTTGAAGTATATATTTTCTTGAATGTGACATCAATTGAAAGATATTACATTTTATTGATGCAGCTAGTGAATCATTCAATATCAGATGATATAACAAGGTGCATGATAGATGTGATAGCAAGGTTCTTTGATCTTCCATTTGAGGAGAGAGCTAAGTACATGACAACTGATATGAGAGCAGCTGTGAGATATGGAACCAGTTTCAGTCAAACAAAAGACTCTGTGTTTTGTTGGAGAGATTTCTTAAAACTCATTTGTAATCCTTTGCctgattttcttcttcattgGCCTTCTTCTCCAACGGATTTTCAGTAAGTGTTTCGAAAAAAGTTCATCTGATTTTTATATAGCTCAGATacatcaattatttaataaattttcaaagagaatatttattaataattgtgACCAGAGAGAGTATTATTTGCCTAATCTCTAAAtcgaataatttttatttattttcacttacaaaatgtGTGATGTGagtgtattttttaatttattattattattttcgacAGAGAAGTGGTTGCCACCTATGCAAAAGAAACCAAATACCTGTTCATGACAATAATGGAAGCTATCCTAGAAAGTTTAGGAATTGTGGAAGCCAACCAAGAAGAGATGACAAAAGAAAAGgacaataatgataataataataatattatgaatGAATTGGACAATGGTAGCCAAATGTTGGTGACCAATTTCTATCCACCATGTCCTGAACCAGACCTAACACTAGGAATGCACCCTCATTCTGATTATGGCTTCCTCACATTACTTCTTCAAGATGAAGTGGAGGGTTTGCAAATTCAATTTCAAGACAAATGGCTCACTGTTCAACCTATTCCCAACGCTTTCGTCATCAACATTGGCGATCATTTAGAGGTAATATGTTCACCCATAATGTTAATCAAGACAAACATGAGAGTTcgtcttttttttatataaatcagATATCTTCTGCGTACAactgtaaataaaaaaaatttaaatcaaagaAATAATTGTGATTTGTCTTATACTTATATTTTTTGTGGTattatttattttcagatatttagCAACGGAAAATACAAGAGTGTATTACACAGGGTTTTGGTGAACGAAGTTAAGAGTAGAATATCTATCGCTTCGCTACATAGTCTTCCCTTTAACTGCATTGTAAAACCGTCGCAAAAACTCATTGATGAAGAGAATCCAAAGCGTTACATGGACACAGATTTTGGTAGTTTTCTTGCGTATGTGTCCACCAGAGAACCCAAgaaaaaggatttcctagagtcaagaaaattgacaaattcataattattaaacaaattaattagaAAAGGAACAAGAGCTATAGCCCGTAGGTAATTGGACATTGAAGAGATCAAGAGCAACAAAAAAGATGCAATTTGTCACCAAACACCCATGTTTATTACTAAGTCTTTTGGAAAAACAAAGTACCAGAATCAATGGGTTAaagaataatgaatatggtttttttttgttggaaATCACAAGAGTAGGGGTAGTTAAGAGAGGTGGAGATTTGTTCCTTGCAATTCTTAGTTTTACAGTTCGTAAAACTAAGCATTTCTATTTTATTGTTACTGTATTCATGATCTTTCTAGCTTGTTTCATCGTGTGAAAGTTATATTCTTTTTGAGAAAAAGGATTGAAAAATGTAATTTGTAATATGTTGAAGGGTTTTTTTTTATTCAAGTATCCACCATTGATCATAGTTGATTTTTACGGATGCAATAATATTGTGTTCAAATCgtctaaaatttaaaaaaaaaacactcatcatccacgtgattttcacgccacaaacAACAATATTATGTCACAAACCATAAATTAGCGACGTGAACGAACATGCCACAGGAGTGCATATATGTGGCAATTTGTTGCCACGTAAAAATTATGTCACAAATTTGTCACGTGATATTCACGTCACTAATACGTACATAGGAATAGGTGCAGAAACCACCACCACCATGTTTCATCTTCTTCATACATTCATCACCATTTTCAcgcaacaacaaaatcaaatgTGATCAAGCACTACTACAAAAAGTACATACAATGACGCCACCATTACCACGGTCCTTCGAAGGACCTTGGTGATATCTCTAAATTCAGcgctaatatatttttttatttataaatttaacatTGTTAATTTATAATTACTTAAAACCTGgcacttttttttatataaaatatcatTAATGTAAATCTTATATCACCACGATTGTTTAAAAACCCGtttcaatatatttttcattatttttaaaaattttaaatgctTAAAACctggaaattttttataaaattttatcatATATCCCAACGGTTGTAATAAACAATTGTGGTGATATGATTTATTCACTTTAAGGAAATAAAGTTAGCTAACTTGTCTCTTCAGTTTcatattttcattttcatcatgaaaAACGTCATTTCAACCCATGATGAAACAACGCCATTTGCAACTCTGACCAAACAACATCATTTTCAACCTTAACGAAACAAAATAAGTTTCAACCTTATCGTAACGTACAACACCATTTTTAACCTGAagaaaaaatgacatttttaaccAACTTCTGTGCTTTCGTACTGTCGAGGAAGGAGCCGACATTGTTTCTTCGTTCTTGACTTACCTTCGGTTTAGCTGTCGAGGAGGAACTCAAAGATTCTGACAACATTCTTTTCTTATTCGTCACGTTTCTGGTTCATGAACGTTTTCCCCATGCATCTACACTGCTGTCATTTTCCATTTATGTcgccattgttgtttatgtattTATTGATGATGCCATTGTTGCTTGtgcatttgttgttgttgatgatgccaTTGTTGTTAATGGTGTCATTGCTTTTGTTGATGCCATATTGTGTTGATAATACCATTGATGCTAatgtatttgttgttgttgatgtcatTGTTTTTTACCCATTATTTTTTATGATGTCATTATTGCTTATGTATTTGTTGTTGATGACGCCACTCTTGTTGATAATGTCattatgttgatgatgttattGTTGATGATATTTGTGTCTTGATGTTGATTGTTTTATGTCTTGATAGATTGCCTCTTCTTCATCTAGTAGCGACGAAGACGTATACAAATGAAACCAGTACAAATGATTATCAATCTGTAGGCGGAGAACAGgaagaaaaaaacaaagaagGGCCACAATGACAGCTAAGTTATTAAAAGTCAACAAGTCGTGTATCAGACTTCTTGTCGAGTTTAAAGGCGCATATACAATTCTTGATGGTCCTTATTCTTCACTTGTAAAGAGTTATGTTGTGTTCCTTAGACGTAGCAAAGTTAGTATATTGATAAATGATTGTAAAGATGTAATAGACAATGTGAAAAAGAGCATATGGATAGACGTTCaggtattaattttaattttcatcgATTCGATATTACTTTATATAAACACTAATACATAGCTATTGATGTAAATGTGTAGTTGACGTTTGAGTTTAGCGATGATTTGAAGTTGAAAAAAAGTAGATCACTTATGTTGGTACGTCTTGAAGGAGGTTTAAGTCACGGCTCACGAGTGACTACTATTGTAACAATTTTGGTTCATCAATTAATCCTTGACACTCATCAACTAAaccttcaaaccagagctctgataGCAATTGAAGGTTCAATGAAATACGTGAAagaggtttgaattgggtttctaGAATTTAATCTTTTTGAACTCCTAAACTTCAAACAATACTCATGCACAAagtaaacaacaataataaaatacACAAGTATTTTATCCTAGTTTACCGTTAGCTAGGTTAGTCCAGTCCTCCCACCAGAGTGATTTTTCCATATCAACAAAGACTTAATCCAATAATCAATTCCATGATTACAACCGCAAAGACTATCTGCCAATGTCTTCTCAAGGATCCTAACTAAACCTTTAGTCCCTCAAGGAATTACAACTCAAAGAAAATCTGTCAATGACATCTCGAGTATTCTGACTAAACTTAGTCACTCAAGGAAAACCTCAACAACAACTGTTATTCACTTCTCAAGGATTTTTATCTAACTAGGTCCCTAAAGGAAATTAACCAACTGGTTAAATACATTGTTTTTGTATATACATGATTGCTTCTACAAAAAGCTGATTACACAAAATTTAAGCTTAACAGACAAcacttaaaataatttaaaacataaaGCTCTAAGTTTTTCTGTCTTAATGTTCTTAAAGATATTCTTAACACTTGCCCTTTACATCTTGTTGAATATTCTTTTTTTATTCCATTTGCTATGTATTAATATGCTTCTTTTGCTCCGTGTAAATCTTCAATGCAAATCTTCTTTTGAAGAACTCTTTTCTTACTCTCATGAAGTGGTACACATGTTTTCTTCTTCTAGTATgtgtctttttcttctttgagacttcttcttattctttgtgctgcttcttcttctttttctttgtgtcTCACTCTTTGGTGTATGTATTGTCTACATTGTTGTTACATAATTCTTCTTCTATTTCAATGgtccaattttttaaaaatagataaaGACAATAAATCCTTTGGAGAAAGAGAGATAAAGTATCCACACAGTAGATAGATGTTGGAGACATTAAATAGAACAAAAGTATAGTGGCGGTAACATCACTATGATGAGACGTGTCAGCAGTACAATGTACAGTCTTTTATCCTGATTTCCAGGGTAGTGGATAAGATGTTATACTGTAGTCACGTGATGATGtactttaataatatttttacacAAAATCTTTTCATAGCTATCTTCATGATTTAGAGGCTTCTAATAAAATTAGATGAAGTTTGATCAGAGGTCAGAGTCACTGTCTTCTTCTTCACACTGAAGTTCTTGAGTCAGAGGCTTTTGATAGGTTATGATAAAGCTTGATCAGAGTTTCTCTTTGGAGCTTTGAGATATCAGATTCGTCGAGAGTTAGAGTCTATCACAGATGTCTTCTGGACATATTCTTGTAGATGCATTAACTTGATAACCCAGATTCTGAATTAGatttgttgcttctttaagaTCTTCTTTCAAACATTATTCCTTTGAATCAGAGGCTTCTAATAAATAGTAATGAAGCTTGTTCGTAATTCAAAGTCATTCTCTTTCATCAGATTTTGCTTGCTTTTCATAACTTTAACCTTCAGACTTCGCTAGTCTTCAGATTTCGCTAATATCTAGATTCAACATGTACTTTGTAACACCCTAAAACCCCCCACTTATTATGATGAAATAAATCatacacaatatatatatatatataccacacTTAGGATGTTACTCGACATCAAATACATATGCTCTATAACACGTGATCATATAATAAGACATTCAATGCATGTCATCGCATGCTCACCTTCACTTAGGGTATCTTTGCAGCATAATCATAAAGGTAAACGTGCTTTGCAAAGTCATATAAGTCTCATAAAATACTTTATTAAAACTAAACAAATACGGTAAAAATCTCCTCAAAACAACATAGTCATCACAACGACGAGAGTATCACTTCCAACTCTCTAAAATAACATTACTAAATGAAAGGAAACAATTTTTTGCACCGACCCAGTATTACAGATCAGAGCAACATTATTCTaagaaaacacaaaacaaaaaggaaagaagaaaaaCCTTGTTCCATCCTCCCGTTCTAAAAAGCTACTCAGTTACCTACTTATTTATACTCCAAGAGGAGCACAGACCACAAAAACAACAAAGGGATAAGAAATCTTATTAATAAAGTAACTGGTACATACTACAAGGTAGGGTATCAATACTTACATGTTCTACAGATAACTGCATACATCATGTCATAATACATCCTCACGCCCAAATCAACAAtcacacataaatagatattagaCATGCAACTCATTAAGATAATGCAACTCAACTATGTAACTTGATGCATATGCATGTCGTACCAACTCAATATTTGGTTATCTCAGGAACCCGGTCACCTCTCTAAACCCATAAACCCCCTGTCTGAGCTCGGGACAAGTCATAAGTCTCATTTTATAACTAGCGGACATGCCTCTTGACATAACTCAGATGATGCATGAATCATACATGTCAAGGTCAATGCGTTAAGACCCTTCTCTGATCCTAACATAATGCACTGACAACCTTCATAATCCACTCTTGGGATTACCACACAAGCACAGTCACAAATGCAAAACACAAGTGAAATCAGCGCAacacaattattaaataattttaaagtcaTTAGTACTCATCATCTCCAACATAACATCAGTAACCCATGTAACCCACATACATAACTCAGGTTATCAATACACATTCACCCCCTGATAACAATTCTATTGATAGTAATTCGCGTTCATTTTCCAATTCTTCAAACGAAAACTCATttggacttacggatcaaaagttatggccaaaaTCGTCGGGGAATACAACTTAAGTTAAAatgacatttttttcaaattctGCCCAATATATGTCGACTACTAGGTGtagcaacctgtcctaaaaataagctttttagagtcgccacctattctgaagggcgaataggaaaccccacgcagttaagagatcggggtaagttattattatcaggtcgagggaaggtgttaggaaccctcgaccctttcctattggctttgaatctaagggtcaagttttatggctaaaagttaaggttaatagctaaggaattgaatagggggaaaattaagattttagggagggggactcgccttggttatccaagtgcctacgtatctccttaaggagaatcagagtcaacgtagttcgggcacagggttgtacgccattgaatttgatatgatatggtttgaaggcctcttgaatggcctatcgtagttttgaatttgatttgaaaggcattttgagttgcctgattgaaaaaaaaggatgaaaatccgtagtatcgtggtttagtgtgttttagaggtttggcatacaaccctgatttgatatggcaccgttagatgcggtgactaatagatttggtcagtatagctaacggattaaggggcattgctggttactcagatcgatagattgatcgtcgtggGCAGCAAATTaagatgtattttaattttatgtattttttatctctcgtctaatgcgactaatagatttagtcgggttgaTGAGAGAATTAGTTGAggattattattttgttaaatggcaatgggattgggcaaaacCCTAATATTTATAGCCTTTACAgggtttttattatgattataataattaatattaattaaataaattaagtcgaataatcgacataatcaaaTAATCGGAGGAAATAAtataatcctaaatcctaatcctaCTTTTATTAATActaatctaaattaaaattaattaaattaaattaactattaatctttaatctaaatatttaactAAACAATATAAATAACAATATTAGATAAAAAACCTGGGAGTAATCCTGTACATTTGAAATTTGAAGGAGATCCATAGAGTTGCGTTCTTATGAGCGTTAGATCCATCTTGATAAGGATCCAAGGGCCTTGATGCAAGGTTTAGCATGTGCGCGCAAGAGAGTGTAACACCGGATCTGCAAGAAACTCATTAGAGAGAAAAAATTAATTCCTCACGCCTGGCTCGTGAGGTTCCAATCAATGAGCTCATACCACCTGAACTAAACCAAATCGCTATTAGTGTATCCCTAGAAAATAATTATCAAACAAAACATCAAGACCAAAGATCATAGTGCGCGTGGACCCCAGCATCATGCGCGAATTGGCCAATCCTGTTGCGCGAAAGAGAAGAAGAATGTTGACCAGCGAATTGGCAAGAGACACGCATGCCATCCAGGTCTGggcactattcatcatcatctttccCTAGATTTGCTACGGTTTACCTTCCCATTAGCTGCGATTTCTGCAACTAAGTTTCGTAGCGAAAACCTAAAAACCTTAAACCTGTAAAAACGAAGCGAAAAGAAAACGAGAATAACCCAGAACAATCTCAAATCGTATCCTGAACACGAACATGGTAGTATTTTGGTCTGAATCGGCCTGTAGCTAAGAAGCCGAAGCAAGGGAGCTtggtgccctagccatggtggttCGTGTTATCTGCACCAAAGCTTCGAACCAACAGCATCAATCGCTTCTAAATACCATTACAAACTCAAATATGATGTTAGACTTTATTTAAACACGATAAAAATCAGTATACGAAATCAACAAtatgcatgaacatgaagaagatGCAAGACGAGTTTTAGGGGTGATAAAACCAGTACATCCAACCAATCTTACTCTTTAATGAATTAGAAATCCATTGGGACGAAGGAGAGGCCGTGAGAACGGCTGTAATGATGCAAACAAAAATCTCCACTATCTTGATATTTTGGAACCGCGAAAACCCTAGAGTTTCCTCTCCCTTTATTTATTTTTCGTCCTCCTTGCCACCacaatttctttttccttttatgAGAgatagaattaggttaaaattcTGGGCTTAGACTTTAGTTTTGATCTCTTGGAATTTTTGCATAAATATCCATGATATTTTCCTTCTAATTTTGGCTAAAACCTCCCCCTCACATATGAACGAAATTTGGACCTCCTTATGGTATTGTTTGGGCCTTTATGTGATTAAAACAAGATCCATGcaatttaattcttttattttaatattttccttaatttatttagtatttaaatgaataaaaatccatataaataaaaaataaaatcatgaaagggTGGGGATGGATATATAGGCCCTTATATGTGTCATGGATGTGTTTGAAATGAAAATATTAGGCCCATTagttcaaaaaaaaagttttgggcaattagggtttcatgcatatcTTGAAAATCGCCTAACTTCAACCatgtgtatctctctcaattttaatcatatgaatgcattctaggactttttagaaagctcaaagaatcCTCTAAATGACTTTTTTGGTTACatttcaattgaagcttccatgctcaagttataagcttttgaaaaagatgacttctgactgactttcaaaaggacctgtaatgtttttgtccatatctcccaaatggtgcatttcttgatcttgggcccaacatcaaagttgtagaggatgaaatttcctttaGAATAGGCTTtgattgggaaatttttgatgctccatgtgaaagttatgaccagtcaaagttgagttgactttctcctataaaaaccctaatttgaacctttgcatttgttcatttcagagtttttattaatggatcatgatcaactttgatcaaatgatagaTGTCGCCTCAAATCCTTGATGTTtaccaaaagtcaggagttttgactctGTTTTGACCATGgttaacttttaggtcaaactagtcgactgttgatcacttgagccattgagtgagcaaatccgtcaaatagaagcttgataattgacatggagatacctttagatgtatgagacaccttgagatccatttgaggccttagagattcaaactcttttgataaagTACAAACCCTAATCTAAGAGGCCCTCGGTTAGGAGAATGTTGCTTTGAACagtcccttgaaccttgaatcattgaggatgaaatgcggatggcaaattttggggtatgagacTAGGGAGCATGTGTCGACTTTTGGGACTTATGTGTCGACCTATGGGACTTATGTGTCGACTCCAAAAGGACAGGAAGTCCGAATTTTCAAACGAATCAGTATGGGTTGACCCATACGATGTGTGTGTCGACTCCCAACTACATAATGCAGAATTTCTGCATTTTCTCATCGTTAAAGGCCTTTCGGACCActgatttttattttgttaaaaaccCTGGTCTCAGAATTTGACGTACTATAGATATCTGATGAGtaaaacaacaattcaacataCATGATTCTCAATTTTCTCGAAAATATGTTAACCCCGAAGCTTCGACCTTCAATATTGGTGGaaaatatttcaatttcaaacaataaaatcacacataatcatacaCAAAAATTCATCATCTATTCAGCCAGCAACATCATAACAATACCAAAAACTCATATTTAATCAATATAAAATACATTATTGAAGGTTAAGAACTCCTCTACCCTATCCCTCATGCACATACCCTTTATTAAGGTTGTTCTCCCCTACCTTAGATTCTTAATAGCCAAACTAAATTCAGATTAGAATGGATGTTCTTCCTTCTTCAAGCTCTAGTCTCTTTCTCCcaaactttttcttctttctctttttctcaacAATTCTACGAACTGACCTAACTTCTTTCCCTCAACtccctttttaaaataaaacttaattcCTCATTAGGATATTCATTCCTTACCCTCATCTTTTTTCTCTAACTCCCACCTGTTCCTCAATATCTCAACAAACTCATATTTTTCCTTTAtcctattatattatttaaataataaaaataaaacattatttcaattaataaaataaatctaaTTTATTCTTTCCTCCTCTAATTACTCTCCACACTCCCACCATAATGTCACACACCTTTACTATCACCCctatttatttaattaccaccatataataattaaataaatacacaaaattcataaataatttaaataaataaaataacctaaattggggtgttacatacttAGATCAGCATCAGGTGCATTCCAACTTAACTTTTTCAGAGTCAGAGTTGCTTTATTTTAGATATGGACTTTGAGAACCATTAGAGAACAAAATTATTCTTCCTACAGGAGCACTTGTTATCATCATAACTTCAAGTATTAGTTGATGAACAAAAGTTGTTCCAACAAAACCTCCTCTGGGATTTCTACATTTGTGTCTGTTGATGCTAAAGATGCTTCTTCGTATGTTAAAATTTGATGTCAAAATTTGACTCCAAACTGATGTCGAGGAATTAAGGCTAGAGACTTTTAGATTATGAGCAGTTGCTCATGCTCGAATATACACGTCCTTCTCCACTTGAGATCCCAAATCCACGACAGATCCTCCCAACTAACCATCTCCCCCACAGAACAATCTTTCTGGTCAAAATGCCTATGAAACCTAAGTCCGAGGGGAATGTACTCGACTAAAGGATCACTTTTAAACAGGGTAGGAAGACCATAACCAACTTGAGTCCTTCTCCACTTGAGTCACATGACAATTTTACAAGGACCCATGGTGGGCGCCAATTGTACTTTCAAAAAGTATAATACATGAGACGATGTCGGCAATGTTACGACCAAAAACCTTTTATTTGTTGGTATGCCAATATATCCTTTATCAAACCTAAGGTTGAGATATTTATGGTCACGATCCATGGGGAAAGTTATGGATGGAGAACCGATTAAGACCTTAACTAATTACTTTGGAAAGCACATATGACAACAGTTATGAGAGTGATACCATCACGGTTGACCAACCGTTGTGAGGTAGGGTGTGATTGTAAGTTTGGTGTTAGTAACCATGGTCCATTTCCTGTTGTAGTAAGCCAGAAAGTGTTCTACCTATAACTACAGTTTTATTTATCAACGGTTGTATAATTATTTAAAGGTATTGGGTTTGATACCCTGCAACATCATTTTTATCGTTTAATATTCTAGATAGCCCTCTACTTATAACAACAATTTTATCAAACAACTGTTGTggaattgtttgtttttttaaatatatacttTCTTATTTTATAGAATTCCAAATTTTTTTAACCTGAATTTTTCTGAATCATATCAAACCAGAAATATTACATCTTAATTGCAATAACAGTAGAGCCATTTGTTAATAATATCAGACCAAAAATTGTATTACGTGAAAACATAATTGCATTAAGAACAATAAACTGCATATTATATCAAAATCAAAATGGCACAAAAAACCTACAATTTACACATCATTACATCAAATAATAGTATCTTGGTGTCTTGTCTCTTTGTGTCTTGACTTGAAGCatctataattttaaataataatacttgTTAGTAAATAACCTTAGAATTAATTGTgattaaagaattaaaaataactaCTTATTAATTTTTCCAT
The Vicia villosa cultivar HV-30 ecotype Madison, WI linkage group LG6, Vvil1.0, whole genome shotgun sequence genome window above contains:
- the LOC131612531 gene encoding probable 2-oxoglutarate-dependent dioxygenase SLC1 encodes the protein MSMSPAMAISDEKSEDDHTIESEYHKGVKNLYEKGYLHKVPKKYIFPASERPTTSTNDSNCPKENLQLPIIDFADLIGPNRPQALQCLANACEQYGFFQLVNHSISDDITRCMIDVIARFFDLPFEERAKYMTTDMRAAVRYGTSFSQTKDSVFCWRDFLKLICNPLPDFLLHWPSSPTDFQEVVATYAKETKYLFMTIMEAILESLGIVEANQEEMTKEKDNNDNNNNIMNELDNGSQMLVTNFYPPCPEPDLTLGMHPHSDYGFLTLLLQDEVEGLQIQFQDKWLTVQPIPNAFVINIGDHLEIFSNGKYKSVLHRVLVNEVKSRISIASLHSLPFNCIVKPSQKLIDEENPKRYMDTDFGSFLAYVSTREPKKKDFLESRKLTNS